The Labeo rohita strain BAU-BD-2019 unplaced genomic scaffold, IGBB_LRoh.1.0 scaffold_155, whole genome shotgun sequence genome includes a region encoding these proteins:
- the LOC127158535 gene encoding uncharacterized protein LOC127158535 gives IAEQFGEDSLKVLREYEKTARKVADYRNHVRFHLRCRRYGITPKSLRLRSSLKGHKATDILHRAQKQLLNERIRQVHFTLEVLKQENKLLHQKLATKLPEEILYKVTDFVQHAQLAQHTKSKERQIKKFDSLCSYIHGIQQNISPEEDVRASSDKWVKNLSDRELTGPEMEVLAKGLNFAVTPDHIPVIDMITATESAIRNNNIPEEEAEQLRAQVSMSLLKAKPPPPNLSEQEKRALTSLSKDINVTILPADKGRCTVVLNADDYHSRVTALLSDYNTYEILNRDPTSKYKKQVIKCLQLLEKQGVIDRKLYYRLYPGDTTPCLYGLPKVHKDNYPLRPIVSSINSVTYNIAKYLATVLAPLVGNTPHHVNNSMDFVDKIRGLSLQGDETMVSYDVISLFTCVPTVLAVETVRSRLSHDPMLRERTQLNPDQVSTLLELCLNTTYFKYKDVFYRQKHGCAMGSPVSPIVANLYMEEVEKKALETYSGTLPTHWFRYVDDTWVKIKINEIGPFTDHINSVDDYIKFTKEEMRENQLPFLDCGMYLENEGDLQVEVYRKPTHTDQYLMFDSHHPLEHKLGVIRTLQHRAGTIPTNQEARIKEQKHIEKALKQCHYPKWAFIKAQKNKPNDPKSGNIKIKRPRRSHVVIPYVAGLSEKFRRVFSKHNIPVYFKPKNTLRQMLVHPKDQVPKHQKCNLVYAVKCTEECKDLYIGETKQMLSKRMSQHRRGNSSGQESAVFTHLQKEQHSFKDQDVYILDREDGWFERGVKEAIYVKVERPSLNRGGGLRHHLSSSYNAVLRTLPRRFTDKPTGSP, from the coding sequence ATTGCAGAGCAATTTGGCGAGGACAGCCTAAAGGTGCTACGGGAGTATGAGAAAACGGCAAGGAAAGTGGCGGACTACAGGAACCATGTGCGCTTTCACCTAAGATGTCGGCGTTATGGAATTACACCTAAAAGCTTGCGTCTCAGATCATCTCTTAAAGGTCACAAAGCAACAGATATTTTACATAGAGCTCAAAAACAGCTACTAAATGAAAGGATACGACAGGTTCATTTTACTTTGGAGGTCTTGAAGCAAGAAAACAAACTGTTACATCAGAAGTTGGCCACCAAATTACCAGAAGAGATTTTATACAAAGTGACTGATTTTGTACAGCATGCACAGTTGGCTCAACACACCAAGAGCAAGGAAAGACAAATTAAGAAGTTTGACTCTTTATGCTCATATATTCATGGCATTCAACAGAATATTTCACCTGAGGAAGATGTGAGAGCGAGTTCCGACAAATGGGTGAAAAACCTGTCTGATAGAGAGCTCACGGGGCCAGAGATGGAGGTTTTGGCCAAAGGTCTAAACTTTGCAGTAACACCTGATCACATCCCAGTGATAGATATGATCACTGCAACTGAATCAGCTATCCGGAACAATAATATCCCGGAGGAGGAGGCGGAACAGCTTCGTGCTCAGGTTTCCATGTCTCTTCTAAAAGCCAAACCCCCACCACCCAATCTTAGTGAACAGGAGAAAAGGGCCCTGACATCGCTAAGTAAGGATATTAACGTTACTATCTTGCCAGCGGATAAGGGGAGATGTACAGTGGTGTTGAATGCAGACGACTATCACTCCAGGGTAACTGCCCTGTTGAGCGATTACAACACATATGAAATTCTTAACAGAGATCCTACCAGCAAATACAAGAAACAAGTGATTAAGTGTTTACAGCTATTAGAAAAACAAGGAGTGATAGACCGCAAGTTATACTATCGCTTGTACCCAGGAGACACCACACCTTGTTTGTATGGTTTACCAAAGGTACATAAGGACAATTATCCCCTCAGACCAATTGTTAGTAGCATAAATTCAGTTACATATAACATCGCAAAATACCTGGCTACTGTATTAGCCCCACTGGTTGGTAACACTCCACACCACGTAAATAATTCTATGGATTTTGTGGACAAAATCAGGGGATTGTCATTGCAGGGTGATGAAACCATGGTGTCTTACGATGTGATATCCTTGTTCACGTGTGTGCCAACAGTATTGGCGGTTGAGACAGTCAGGAGTCGTCTGAGCCATGACCCCATGTTAAGGGAGAGAACACAGCTCAACCCAGACCAGGTGAGCACTTTGTTGGAGCTATGTTTGAATACCacctactttaaatataaagatgTCTTTTATAGACAGAAACATGGTTGTGCTATGGGCTCCCCTGTGTCTCCTATTGTGGCCAACCTCTATATGGAAGAAGTAGAGAAGAAGGCATTGGAGACGTACAGTGGAACCCTTCCGACTCACTGGTTTAGGTATGTGGACGACACATGGGTGAAGATCAAGATTAATGAAATTGGCCCCTTCACTGACCACATCAATTCTGTAGATGATTATATTAAGTTCACTAAAGAGGAGATGAGGGAAAATCAACTCCCATTCCTAGATTGTGGTATGTACCTAGAGAATGAAGGAGACCTGCAAGTGGAGGTTTATCGAAAGCCCACCCACACCGACCAGTACCTGATGTTCGATTCTCACCATCCTCTGGAGCACAAATTGGGAGTAATCCGCACTTTACAACATAGAGCGGGGACCATACCCACCAACCAGGAGGCAAGGATTAAAGAACAGAAACATATAGAAAAAGCATTGAAACAATGTCACTACCCGAAATGGGCTTTCATCAAAGCACAAAAGAATAAACCAAATGACCCAAAATCAGGAAACATCAAGATTAAGAGACCTAGAAGAAGTCACGTCGTTATCCCATACGTGGCCGGGTTGTCAGAGAAGTTCCGGAGGGTTTTTTCTAAGCACAACATCCCGGTGTATTTTAAACCTAAAAATACTTTGAGACAGATGTTGGTCCACCCAAAGGACCAGGTTCCCAAACATCAGAAGTGTAACTTGGTATATGCAGTAAAATGCACAGAGGAGTGCAAAGATCTTTATATTGGGGAGACAAAACAGATGCTTAGTAAACGTATGTCTCAACATAGGAGGGGGAATTCTTCGGGACAAGAATCAGCTGTCTTCACCCACCTACAAAAAGAGCAACATAGTTTTAAGGAtcaagatgtttacattttggaCAGAGAGGATGGATGGTTTGAGAGAGGCGTCAAGGAGGCCATCTATGTGAAAGTAGAGCGACCTTCTTTAAACAGAGGTGGGGGACTGAGACATCATCTGTCCTCATCATACAATGCTGTTTTGAGAACATTACCCCGGCGCTTTACAGATAAACCAACTGGCTCCCCCTAA
- the LOC127158532 gene encoding class I histocompatibility antigen, F10 alpha chain, translating to MYGCEWDDETEEINGFDEDGYDGGDYTTLDYKESRYISPVPQGLRAAEQWNRDGSLQRRKHYLTTICIEWLKKYLQYGKSSFGKTVSPQVSMLQKSSSSPVTCHATGFYPSGVTISWMKNDQEHHEDVEVGELLPNEDGTFQKMSTLRVTPDEWKKNKYNCVVEHQGKTKIANEIMTNEKDSVPIGIIIGAVAAVVLLIVIGVAGYMMYQKKKGFKPVNASDDGSNSSAHTDPHA from the exons ATGTATGGCTGTGAATGGGATGATGagactgaagaaataaatggGTTTGATGAGGATGGATATGACGGAGGGGACTACACAACTCTGGATTATAAGGAGTCAAGATATATTTCCCCTGTGCCACAGGGACTCAGGGCTGCAGAGCAGTGGAACAGGGATGGATCCCTGCAGCGACGGAAACACTACCTCACCACTATATGCATTGAATGGCTGAAGAAGTATCTGCAGTATGGAAAGAGCAGTTTTGGGAAAACAG TCTCTCCTCAGGTGTCTATGCTGCAGAAGTCTTCCTCCTCTCCAGTCACGTGTCATGCTACAGGATTTTATCCTAGTGGAGTAACAATCAGCTGGATGAAAAATGACCAAGAGCATCATGAGGATGTGGAGGTTGGGGAACTTCTGCCCAATGAGGACGGCACCTTTCAGAAGATGAGCACCCTCAGAGTTACACCTGATGAGTGGAAGAAGAACAAGTACAACTGTGTGGTGGAACACCAGGGCAAAACCAAGATAGCAAATGAGATCATGACTAATGAAA AAGATTCTGTTCCCATTGGCATAATTATTGGTGCTGTTGCTGCTGTAGTCCTGTTGATTGTCATTGGTGTCGCTGGATATATGATGTATCAGAAGAAAAAAG GTTTCAAACCTGTCAATG CTTCTGATGATGGTTCAAACAGCTCAGCTCATACAGATCCACATGCATGA